In Harmonia axyridis chromosome X, icHarAxyr1.1, whole genome shotgun sequence, a single window of DNA contains:
- the LOC123686104 gene encoding tigger transposable element-derived protein 4-like: protein MSRRAITLEEKNQIINKLANGESNADVCRQFGLPSSTVSTIWKNRAKLQSTMNSNISKMKKISKPVNSGTEKALLNWFKQKRIQNVPISGLMLQKKAEYFSRLLSPDNQNVSCSRSWIYRFKRRYCITSRKMHGEAASVSASASASESEEDWLNYIWPDIRKNYSNDDIFNADETGIFFKLMPNQTLKFQNEKCSGGEKSKDRITVLVCANMSGKEKRELLVIGKPRTPSCLKSCKNLPVKYTSNEKSWITSEIFETEIRKWDLDLQKKKRNIILLVDNCPAHPCVENLRSIKLVFLPPNMNAILQPMNQGIIACFKSHYKKIFLSNLFSHLDNGEKFKFSLLDAIFALNRSWNLVSSKTISNCYRHAGFYPEYEEIDDIPLAEWLRINDEIPSAQWLRINDGNSQGDSLSLFDWAKRNNLINRHFSDKELQAYESVDESLDVCGNLSDPEIATSVKTNDKSGRILRSSRVASHY, encoded by the coding sequence ATGTCGAGGAGAGCTATAACACTAGAAGAAAAgaatcaaataataaataaattggcGAATGGTGAATCTAATGCAGATGTTTGCCGACAATTTGGATTGCCGAGTTCAACTGTCTCTACGATCTGGAAAAATAGAGCCAAACTTCAGAGTACGATGAATTCCAACATctctaaaatgaagaaaattagcAAACCCGTCAATTCAGGAACTGAAAAAGCATTGCTAAATTGGTTCAAACAAAAGAGGATTCAAAACGTTCCAATTAGCGGCCTGATGTTGCAGAAGAAAGCAGAATATTTTTCTAGACTATTGTCCCCTGATAACCAAAACGTATCCTGTTCTAGAAGCTGGATATATCGCTTCAAAAGAAGGTACTGTATTACTTCAAGGAAAATGCATGGAGAAGCAGCAAGTGTAAGTGCAAGTGCAAGTGCAAGTGAAAGTGAAGAAGATTGGTTGAATTACATCTGGCCcgatattagaaaaaattattctaatGATGACATTTTCAACGCTGATGAGACTGGAATATTTTTCAAGCTTATGCCAAATCAAACTCTCAAGtttcaaaacgaaaaatgtTCTGGGGGTGAGAAAAGTAAAGATAGAATTACAGTGTTAGTTTGCGCCAACATGTCTGGTAAGGAAAAAAGAGAATTATTGGTTATAGGAAAACCAAGAACACCCAGCTGTTTGAAGTCTTGTAAAAATTTACCTGTCAAATATACATCGAATGAGAAATCATGGATCACATCCGAGATTTTTGAGACTGAAATCAGGAAATGGGATCTTGATTTAcaaaaaaagaagagaaatataATCCTGCTTGTTGACAATTGTCCTGCTCATCCATGTGTTGAGAATCTAAGGAGTATAAAATTagtgtttcttcctccaaataTGAATGCAATTTTACAGCCTATGAACCAAGGAATTATTGCATGTTTTAAATcccattataaaaaaatatttctgagtAATTTGTTTTCCCACTTAGACAATggcgaaaaatttaaattttccctTCTTGATGCTATATTTGCTTTAAATAGGTCATGGAACCTCGTTTCTTCAAAAACTATAAGCAATTGTTATAGGCATGCAGGTTTTTATCCTGAATATGAGGAAATTGATGACATTCCTTTAGCAGAATGGTTGAGGATCAATGATGAAATTCCTTCAGCACAATGGTTGAGGATCAATGATGGAAATTCCCAAGGGGATTCACTTAGTTTATTTGATTGGGCAAAAAGAAACAACCTGATCAACCGACATTTCAGCGACAAAGAATTACAAGCCTATGAAAGCGTGGATGAGTCTTTGGATGTTTGTGGAAATTTATCTGATCCTGAAATCGCCACTTCTGTAAAAACAAATGATAAGTCCGGGCGCATATTGAGAAGCAGCCGTGTTGCCAGCCATTACTAA